agctgctgtctGCATGGAAGCCCAACTTATGGTTCATTGCGAACCCACAAGGTTTCACTAATCCACAATGTAGAGGTGAAGATCTACAACTGCACGATGATGTGCTGTAGCAGACAGCCACGGTGAACGTGAGGGAAGAACCCTGTGGTTCCGCATAGTAATACTTGAAAGAAGCATGAGTTAATAAGCCTTCCTCTCTCCAAACAGCAGGTTTTCTCCCCACAGATGCATGCAGGTATAAGATAAGGTAAGTGAACAACTACTTTACCTGGTTGATACTATCTTCAGTTACGAATGAGAGAAACTGTCATATCACTAACAGATGGGAGAATATTAGGAGTGAGATTTAGTGAACTTTCAATGGATATGATCATTAACTTAATACAGGATTTAACCTATAGTTATCTAGAAATGGTCCCATCGGTAAAAATTGAAGCTTTAGAATTATGTAGGATTTTAATCCCTTACCTCTTTGTACATAAAAGTAGTTAATGCTAAGCCCTCTCTAGAGGATTTTGGGTGCTTGACATTTAATTATTGAATGCTTGACATCGAGTGTTCTAAGAGAGGGAAGGGTCTAGGGAATTGCCCTGTGACAAGACTTCTGGCCTTTAGTTTTTACTGTCTTAATAAGTCTAATTCAGAATGACATAACCTTTACCAGCACAGCAGCCTACAACCTCATGGATTAACCAAGGTGTTGTGTAAGAGGCTTTTGCATCCTCTGAATTTGAGTTACGGGTACCATGGACTACTTGTGAACACAACACTACCTAGTAAAaggattttcttaaaattgtgCAGGCACCAATGCGTCCTATTGCGTCAGCGCAATAGGATTCCTCCCTGCTTTTAGACAGAGGCAGGGAGTGCTGTTCACACACAAGGTCAAAGGTAGGCTCTTCCTGGGAAAAATCTGACTTCCACAGGAAGAAACCTGAAGACAAGGAGAGCATTTAACAGGTTTTAGAAGCTGCAAGTCCAACCGCAGATTTGATCTGCACAGGTGTCTTGAAGAAAGGCTCTGCTACATTATAGCCAAGAAAGTTCTGCAGCTATTCCTCATGCTGAGTTACAGGGATCACTTAGCCTGCAATTGGAGGTAACCTGTTGCTAGAAGTTGAGGGACAATTAGTGATATTTACCTCTCCTCTTGCACAATGGCATCATCAAATGTCTGGGAGATATCCTTCAGTTGGCAAATTCCTGAGGAGACCAGCTCCAACTCACGGTCAAACTCTCTGCAAACAGAATGGTCATTACTAAAGATCAGACAGGACAGTCTGAACTGGTGACACTACGCAAGCCTCTATCCCTGCAGTAACAACTCTAGTTACCTCCAGACTTCACCCAGAGAAGTTTAGGGCTGTAACAATCATGCTCTTAATTCCACTGACCAACTGTTTCACATCTCCATTCATCCCCAAGACAGCTATCTTCCAATTCAAACACTGGGTTCAGATTCAACAAGGCTTGGATTCAGCTCCTAGCTTTGACATTTCTTGTGTGACTttgaccaaaacaaaaacctatgCATGCGCTATGAAATATTTCCCCAGCTCACAACCCTGTATCTAATTTGCGTGAAATCTTTGAGGCAAGAATCCCTCTACTCTCTATAAAGGTCTCAGCATAAGCGGAGCTATTCCAGGGATCTTTGCAATACAAATAGCAACTTTGGAAAAGTTAGAGCTAAGTAGAGGTGAGATGCATTAAGAGCCTTTTTCTTTACCAGAACAGCATCAGCAAAGAACTCGGGTACGCCTCTAGTGTCAGATGGGAACTGGTGCTGAGAAACATGGTGTAATTTCACCCGGTGGGACAGTGATTTTTCAAAAGTTCTTGTCACAGCACAAAATTAAGTTTCACATTTCAGCTTTATGCAGTGCTCAGTCCCTGTCTATACAAGGACCTCTGGCGTCTTTCTTAACTATTCAAACAGCACAGCCTTTCGGGGAATAGGATAGCAACCGTCATATCTCGTCTTTCACCTTACAAGATGCCCTAAtcacagtaataataattaaaaaaaggaataaggTTTACAAAAGACCATGGCTTACATCTTTCTGCTGGCAGGAGTGGGTGATGAATAAGGGctcttcagtgctgctgctcttcttgATCTCCGGAGAGAGACAGCATCTTTACCAAGCCAAGATGAGAAACCCCTCCATTCTCTGTGTTCTGACACCCTTCTTGGCCCAAGCAAGGCTCTTTTGCTGGACCTTGGCGTGCCTTTGGAACTGGCTGCTGGAGTAACACTCTTGTGGCGAGGGGTTCGAGGTGTGGTACTTCTTTGCTTGGTAGAACTGGTTGCACAGCTTCTGCTGACggattcagctggacaggtaACCATCGAGTGTACTGGGCTTTGGCAagacttctgtattttctgaaagaacCATTAGACAGATGCGTTATGCTAAATGAACTCAATTAGCCTAGAGTTTGGAATCAGAAAGACAAGGAATGTTTGAGCTGAATCCCTAGCTTTCATTCTCATATCAGGTTTAGTCTAGCATGAATGCTTCTCAGTGCCCTGTACCCATTTGCTTTGGAAGAATCATTTGCTCCCCTAGTCCGTGGAGCTCGTCCAGGACTTTGGCAGGCATTGGAACAGAGCTCCCGCTGCTCTTACGCAGGAAAGAGCTGGGCTCCCTAACGTGATTGATGCAGTTAAAATCAGAGGTCTCCACCAAAGAGAAGCACAAGCTCCTGTTCACTGCCCTACTGCCCTCTAGTGGTTTTTGTCAGTCAAAATTTAGACTGACTATAATGAAACACATGCCGATAAATAGTACAGGTACAGGAAAAggagtaaaaataataaatccaaAGCGTTAGACATTTCTCAGAAACAATTCTTTGCAAGCAACAGCAGTCTCTACCCACCTTCCTCCTTGTGAAGGCTGCTCTGCTGTACGTGATGAAATACAGTAGGGGGAAAGCATTTATTTAGTAATAAAAGTTTTTATGAAACTACATctcatctttcttcttctcaccTTCCTCCCTGTTCTGCCAGATCCATAGTTTCCATGTCTATACGTGCAAATTACTATACATGCATTGTTATATACATGCAAGGATATTATGGATTTTACTAGTCAGTAGCTATGAGACAACCACTACGGTGCGCAAGTGTGTGGGACGGGCTCTCTGGAATAGGGCATTCCCTACAGAGTCCAGAAATCTTAGTACTGAAGTTGAAGCAAAAAAACTAAACTTTCTCCACACTCCACTGCAAAGGCAAAGTACCTGAGACACTgttccaaaagcattttttgctgttcttttaatATTCTGAAGAGTTTGGCACTTTTGTCTTGCTTCCAGACTTTCCCAAGTTGGGGTCTTATGAAAATTCAGCTGTACTTGCTTTAAGGGTACTCGCTTCCTTAGAGACATGCGGATGGTATTGAGAGAACTCAAAGAAGCCCTTCTCTTGAATTTGTCGGGTACAGGGCTCTCGTTCTCATCAAAGTCAGCTAGGAGCTGGTGTTTCCGCCAGGCCATTGTTGCCTTGACATTTTGGAGTACAGACGCCATCTTGTTCCAGTTCTTAGTCCACCTTATTTCTAAAACAATCAGAACGAGCAAGAATTAGACAAGGTACAGAGCAGTGcgaaaaaaaccaagaaatggAAATTGTGACACAATATATTCAGTTACAATTGCTTGAAACCACAGAGTCAGAGCTGAGCAGGCTTTTACTTGGAGGCTTGAAGGAGACAGCATTGATTTCTACAGCTATTTAGGTCTGCACATATCCGTGAAGTCTTGTACTGCATTTCCAGCACTGGACATCAGACCCTGGTAAGCTGCAAGACTCCACCTTGCAAGGTGGAATGCTCTGTACCTGCAAGTTTCTACTTGGTGTCTCCAACTAAGGTCTTATAACCCAAATTTTTCCCTTCATTAATCAAAACAGCCTTCCACTGCCAGACAAGTTTATACCACTGCTATTTTCTCCAGcctgagttgctggctaaagGCTCACACAGAAGTCACAGTCCTGAAGTCCTGAAACAGAGAGGATTGTTACTGGAAGATGTTGGTGGGAAGGGCTAAAACGTCTGTTCTCTGTATGATATGTGACAATTTAAACCTATATATATACATAgtttaaattcttctttttcactAGCTATCAAGCTAGAATAAGGCTAGCACATTACTTCTAAAAACCAATTgaaatgcaaatgtattttagcAATCCGAACTGAGAGTGAATTAATTTTGCCAATATTTTGTTGCAGATGACTGTTAAAAAAAGCTGGGGGTGTCCCTACCATCATTATACCCCCTATTAGGTGGCCTACTCATATTCCTCACTACCTCTGCTCTCCCAAATTGTCTCCATCTCTCACAAGCATCCTTACTTGTGTCAGAAAGCAATAAGGCTTATTGAAATCTTTTAATTCTGAAGGTGTTTGGGACATCAACGCCTTTAATGCCTTCCTGCGTGGGGCAGCAGGGGAAGGCTGGTAATCGGGCAACCAGTCAGTTCTATTACTAGCTCACGGCTTATCCCGCTGCCTTTCCACAAACTTAATTACTGTGGATTAGTTCATGCTAGAAAAATTCTACTGGGATGAAGCTGCCGCCCCGGGTTACGGCGACCCGGTGTCGGACCGGCATCGCGCAACACGAGGCGGCGGCTCCGGTTCATGCAGA
This portion of the Phalacrocorax aristotelis chromosome 18, bGulAri2.1, whole genome shotgun sequence genome encodes:
- the PIMREG gene encoding protein PIMREG isoform X1, coding for MGAGGVGGAAFQTQRRQQREETPVGRRPLRSRQIRWTKNWNKMASVLQNVKATMAWRKHQLLADFDENESPVPDKFKRRASLSSLNTIRMSLRKRVPLKQVQLNFHKTPTWESLEARQKCQTLQNIKRTAKNAFGTVSQKIQKSCQSPVHSMVTCPAESVSRSCATSSTKQRSTTPRTPRHKSVTPAASSKGTPRSSKRALLGPRRVSEHREWRGFSSWLGKDAVSLRRSRRAAALKSPYSSPTPASRKIEFDRELELVSSGICQLKDISQTFDDAIVQEERQHAISNYYYLMAQNLQSARRSRKLSQAIGRRAKKLHRVLGT
- the PIMREG gene encoding protein PIMREG isoform X2, which translates into the protein MGAGGVGGAAFQTQRRQQREETPVGRRPLRSRQIRWTKNWNKMASVLQNVKATMAWRKHQLLADFDENESPVPDKFKRRASLSSLNTIRMSLRKRVPLKQVQLNFHKTPTWESLEARQKCQTLQNIKRTAKNAFGTVSQKIQKSCQSPVHSMVTCPAESVSRSCATSSTKQRSTTPRTPRHKSVTPAASSKGTPRSSKRALLGPRRVSEHREWRGFSSWLGKDAVSLRRSRRAAALKSPYSSPTPASRKIEFDRELELVSSGICQLKDISQTFDDAIVQEESDMTVSLIRN